From a region of the Pseudomonadota bacterium genome:
- a CDS encoding transketolase C-terminal domain-containing protein yields MLLSRALDSIEEEQLLPQGKLFYQFSARGHDLAQLLLAQRLNNPADAVNGYYRSRPMMLGLGLDPEEALAGPLMKVGGFSDGRDIGVVFNLPNPNGPKMLPMCGGVGAQYTPIAGWAQALRYREQALGEACDEAIAVAMGGDASCATNGFWSALNIATAQSLPMLFFVEDNGYGISVPSTVQTPGGNIAANLASYGNLEIFDGDGTQPEIAATTISDAVAYVRGQRRPAMLRLSVPRLSGHSAQDTQAYRPDAELEAEGHRDPLARLHDFLVPTQMSEHDWQVHAEVASATVENALDRALARPSLDPATVTRFVFSDPQEAQQIGGLRGVGVAPLAGSREVQAQPGRVNMLAAIRRTLDAELSRNERMIVFGEDVGAKGGVHGATLGLAQRHGEARVFDTSLNEEGIIGRAVGMAMAGLLPVPEIQFRKYADPAEEQLNDCGSMRWRTGNRFAAPIVVRMPGGFFRCGDPWHSQTGEVKWAHAVGWKLAFPSNAEDATGLLRSALRGDDPVIFFEHRALLDAASARTEYPGDDYVLPFGQARVVRPGDAVTLVTWGAMVARAEQACTTLAAAGVGEVEVIDLRTLVPWDRECVLSSVQRTGRCLIVHEDNLTAGFGAEIAATITDEAFFALDAPVRRLAMADIPSPHSPALLEAAVPTPKDIEHALRALLEF; encoded by the coding sequence ATGCTGCTCTCCCGCGCCCTCGATTCGATCGAGGAAGAGCAACTGCTCCCCCAAGGCAAGCTCTTCTATCAGTTCTCCGCTCGCGGTCACGATCTCGCCCAACTCCTCCTCGCTCAGCGTCTGAATAACCCGGCCGATGCGGTGAACGGCTACTACCGCTCGCGGCCGATGATGCTCGGCCTCGGCCTGGATCCTGAGGAGGCGCTCGCCGGGCCCTTGATGAAGGTAGGCGGGTTCAGCGATGGCCGCGACATCGGCGTGGTCTTCAACCTCCCGAACCCCAACGGACCGAAGATGCTGCCCATGTGCGGCGGCGTGGGTGCTCAGTACACGCCGATCGCGGGCTGGGCCCAAGCCTTGCGCTACCGCGAGCAGGCCTTGGGTGAGGCGTGCGACGAGGCGATCGCCGTCGCGATGGGCGGTGATGCGTCCTGCGCGACCAACGGCTTTTGGTCGGCGCTCAACATCGCCACGGCCCAGAGCCTGCCCATGCTGTTCTTCGTGGAAGACAACGGCTACGGCATCTCCGTGCCCTCGACCGTGCAAACCCCTGGCGGCAACATCGCCGCCAACCTGGCGAGCTACGGCAACCTCGAGATCTTCGACGGCGACGGCACGCAGCCCGAGATCGCGGCGACGACGATCAGCGACGCCGTGGCGTACGTGAGAGGTCAGCGTCGCCCCGCCATGCTGCGTCTTTCCGTCCCCCGACTGAGCGGGCACTCGGCGCAGGACACGCAAGCCTACCGGCCTGACGCCGAACTGGAGGCGGAGGGGCACCGCGACCCACTCGCGCGCCTTCACGACTTTCTCGTGCCCACGCAGATGAGCGAGCACGACTGGCAGGTGCACGCGGAGGTGGCGAGCGCCACCGTGGAGAATGCCCTGGACCGTGCGCTGGCGAGGCCGAGCCTGGATCCGGCTACGGTGACCCGCTTCGTCTTCTCCGATCCGCAGGAAGCGCAACAGATCGGTGGTCTGCGCGGCGTTGGGGTCGCGCCGCTCGCCGGCAGTCGCGAGGTGCAGGCGCAGCCAGGACGGGTGAACATGCTGGCCGCCATTCGCCGCACCCTCGACGCGGAGCTCAGCCGCAACGAGCGAATGATCGTGTTCGGTGAGGATGTGGGAGCGAAGGGCGGCGTACACGGCGCCACCTTAGGGCTCGCCCAACGTCACGGCGAGGCGCGAGTCTTCGACACCAGCCTCAACGAGGAGGGAATCATCGGTCGCGCCGTCGGCATGGCCATGGCGGGCCTGCTGCCCGTGCCGGAGATTCAGTTCCGTAAGTACGCCGATCCGGCCGAGGAGCAACTCAACGACTGCGGGAGCATGCGCTGGCGCACGGGCAACCGCTTCGCGGCGCCGATCGTGGTTCGCATGCCCGGGGGCTTTTTCCGCTGCGGCGACCCCTGGCACAGCCAGACGGGCGAGGTGAAGTGGGCGCACGCGGTGGGCTGGAAACTCGCGTTCCCCTCGAATGCCGAGGATGCCACGGGCCTGCTGCGCAGCGCCTTGCGCGGCGACGACCCGGTAATCTTCTTCGAGCATCGCGCCCTCCTGGACGCGGCGAGCGCGCGCACGGAATACCCCGGCGATGACTACGTCTTGCCCTTCGGACAGGCGCGTGTGGTGCGACCAGGCGATGCCGTGACGCTCGTCACCTGGGGCGCGATGGTGGCCCGCGCCGAGCAGGCCTGCACCACGCTGGCGGCGGCGGGCGTGGGAGAGGTGGAAGTCATCGATCTTCGCACCCTGGTGCCCTGGGATCGCGAGTGCGTCCTGAGTTCTGTCCAGCGTACGGGTCGTTGCCTGATCGTGCACGAGGACAACCTAACGGCAGGCTTCGGTGCAGAGATCGCTGCGACGATCACGGACGAGGCCTTCTTCGCCCTGGACGCGCCGGTACGGCGCCTGGCCATGGCCGACATCCCGAGCCCCCACAGTCCCGCGCTGTTGGAGGCGGCGGTACCCACGCCCAAGGATATCGAGCACGCCCTGCGCGCGCTGCTGGAGTTTTGA
- a CDS encoding Lrp/AsnC family transcriptional regulator gives MPSELDDADFRILQQLQENARLSNKALAERVALSASPCWRRVRELEEQGVITDYVTRLDRHRLGYRILALASVSLENHHTESVAAFDAAIQTWPEVLECHKISGAYDYMLKVVAEDLASYDEFISKRVLQLPCVRELNTTFSMREMKSTTRLPLPGDT, from the coding sequence GTGCCCTCGGAATTGGATGACGCGGACTTCCGCATCCTGCAGCAACTGCAGGAAAATGCGCGCCTCTCGAACAAGGCTTTGGCCGAGCGGGTAGCGCTCTCGGCCTCCCCCTGTTGGCGGCGAGTACGCGAGCTCGAGGAACAGGGGGTGATTACGGACTACGTGACGCGCCTGGATCGCCATCGCCTCGGCTATCGTATTCTGGCGCTCGCCAGCGTCTCACTGGAGAACCACCACACCGAGTCGGTCGCCGCCTTCGACGCGGCCATCCAAACCTGGCCGGAGGTGCTCGAGTGCCACAAGATCAGCGGCGCTTACGACTACATGCTGAAAGTGGTGGCCGAGGACCTCGCCAGCTACGACGAGTTCATCTCCAAGCGCGTGTTGCAGTTGCCATGCGTGCGGGAGCTGAACACCACCTTTTCGATGCGAGAGATGAAGAGCACCACTCGCCTCCCACTACCCGGCGACACGTGA
- a CDS encoding N-acetylornithine carbamoyltransferase, with the protein MRHFLTTADWSRDELAHLLDEASKLKQARYGDALANRSIALLFFNPSLRTRTSFELGMHQLGGKAIVLQPGKDAWGIEFEPGAIMDGEAEEHMSEVAGVLSRYVDLIGVRAFPKFQDWHVDREDRLLNALATHASVPVINMETITHPCQELALMLTLKEHLGRLEGRRFLLTWTYHPKPLNTAVANSALLIAAKFGMDVTLLCPNQDYLLDERYMHLGEAFTQQNGRSLTVTHDVDKAYEGAEVVYAKSWGALPYFGRWEEEKPVREAHRHFMVDEAKMARTDGALFSHCLPVRRNVKVSDAVLDSPACVAIDEAENRLHVQKALMIDLLQRNGA; encoded by the coding sequence ATGCGACATTTCCTGACCACCGCCGACTGGTCACGTGACGAGTTAGCCCATCTGCTGGATGAGGCGAGCAAGCTCAAGCAGGCGCGCTACGGCGACGCCCTCGCCAACCGCAGCATCGCCCTGCTCTTCTTCAACCCATCCCTGCGCACGCGCACGTCCTTCGAGCTCGGCATGCATCAGCTCGGCGGCAAGGCGATCGTGCTCCAACCGGGCAAGGACGCCTGGGGTATCGAATTCGAGCCGGGGGCGATCATGGACGGCGAGGCAGAGGAGCACATGAGCGAGGTGGCGGGTGTGCTCTCGCGGTACGTGGATCTGATCGGCGTGCGCGCCTTCCCCAAGTTCCAGGATTGGCACGTCGACCGCGAGGACCGTCTCCTCAACGCCCTGGCGACCCACGCCAGCGTGCCGGTGATCAACATGGAGACGATCACCCATCCCTGCCAGGAGCTGGCCCTGATGCTCACCCTCAAGGAGCACCTCGGGCGCCTGGAGGGGCGTCGCTTCCTGCTCACCTGGACCTACCATCCGAAGCCCCTGAACACAGCGGTAGCGAACTCCGCCCTGCTCATCGCCGCCAAGTTCGGCATGGACGTGACCTTGCTGTGTCCCAACCAGGACTACCTGCTGGACGAGCGGTACATGCACCTAGGGGAGGCGTTCACTCAACAGAACGGCCGATCGCTGACCGTGACCCACGACGTCGACAAGGCGTACGAAGGGGCTGAAGTGGTCTACGCCAAGAGCTGGGGGGCGCTGCCCTACTTCGGCCGCTGGGAGGAGGAGAAACCCGTGCGCGAGGCGCACCGCCATTTCATGGTGGACGAGGCGAAGATGGCGCGGACCGACGGCGCCCTGTTCAGCCACTGCCTGCCCGTGCGCCGCAACGTGAAGGTGAGCGACGCGGTCCTCGACTCGCCGGCCTGCGTGGCCATCGATGAGGCGGAGAACCGTCTCCACGTGCAGAAAGCCCTGATGATCGATCTACTGCAGAGGAATGGCGCATGA
- a CDS encoding argininosuccinate synthase yields the protein MSNTPVVLAFSGGLDTSYCVPWLREQGYEVTTLFVDSGGVSREEVIAIEARAHELGAVRHVTFDGGDRLWQDVVIPLVRAGATYQDQYPLLCSDRYLVVQRSLELCREIGASHFAHGCTGMGNDQVRFDIAAQTLGDATGGISIVAPVRETQAQVDGVRDYEMAYLRERGFGVSAKASRYTVNENLLGVTISGNEIDEWQAPGEGTWQLCRPRAEWPTETMSAQIEFVEGVGVALDGEAMPGAALLQALNQRFGAYGVGRGIYTGDTCVGLKGRIVFEAPGLTALLTAHRALEEAVSSRLQNRFKPMVADKWVELAYEGLFFDPLRADLEAYLASAARCVNGRVTLSTDGAKVHATAVESAHLLRDADAVYAQKASWSGIEAQGFIRLFGQSSRLWSQVNGGASSEDQQ from the coding sequence ATGAGCAATACACCCGTCGTACTCGCCTTCTCCGGCGGCCTGGACACCAGCTACTGCGTGCCCTGGCTGCGCGAGCAAGGCTATGAGGTGACGACCCTGTTCGTCGACTCCGGCGGCGTGAGTCGGGAGGAAGTGATCGCCATCGAGGCGCGTGCTCACGAGCTCGGCGCCGTGCGCCACGTGACCTTCGACGGCGGCGATCGCCTATGGCAGGACGTGGTGATCCCCCTGGTCCGTGCCGGCGCCACCTACCAGGACCAATATCCCCTGCTCTGCTCCGACCGATACCTCGTGGTGCAACGCTCCTTGGAGCTGTGCCGGGAGATCGGCGCCTCGCACTTCGCCCACGGTTGCACCGGGATGGGCAACGACCAGGTGCGCTTCGACATCGCGGCACAAACCCTGGGCGATGCGACCGGCGGCATCAGCATCGTCGCCCCCGTGCGGGAGACGCAGGCTCAGGTGGATGGGGTGCGGGACTACGAGATGGCGTACCTGCGCGAGCGTGGCTTCGGCGTATCCGCCAAGGCCAGCCGCTACACGGTGAACGAGAACCTGCTCGGGGTAACCATCTCGGGCAACGAGATCGACGAGTGGCAGGCTCCCGGCGAGGGCACCTGGCAACTGTGCCGTCCCCGCGCGGAGTGGCCCACCGAAACCATGTCGGCGCAAATCGAGTTCGTCGAGGGCGTTGGGGTGGCGCTGGACGGCGAGGCCATGCCCGGGGCCGCCCTCCTCCAGGCGCTCAATCAGCGCTTCGGTGCCTACGGCGTCGGGCGCGGGATCTACACGGGCGACACCTGCGTAGGTCTCAAGGGCCGCATCGTCTTCGAGGCACCCGGCCTTACGGCACTGTTGACCGCCCATCGTGCCTTGGAAGAAGCGGTGAGTTCACGCCTGCAGAACCGCTTCAAGCCGATGGTGGCGGACAAGTGGGTGGAGCTCGCCTACGAGGGCCTCTTCTTCGATCCCTTGCGGGCGGATCTGGAGGCCTACCTGGCCAGCGCCGCACGCTGCGTAAACGGTCGCGTCACTCTCTCCACGGACGGCGCGAAGGTGCATGCCACGGCGGTGGAATCGGCGCATCTTCTGCGCGACGCCGACGCCGTCTACGCACAGAAAGCAAGCTGGAGCGGTATCGAGGCGCAAGGCTTCATTCGCCTGTTCGGGCAGAGCTCACGCCTCTGGTCGCAGGTGAACGGGGGCGCGTCCTCGGAGGATCAGCAATGA
- a CDS encoding acetylornithine deacetylase has product MTDRQALERTLEHLAALVSFDTQNPPRDIDEGGLFAYVADQLPDFTVAIDNHGAGCVSLLAVRGQPDTVFNVHMDTVPGTAHWQRDPLSLSIEDGRAYGLGACDIKGAAACLLTVAAQTDSPMALLLSSDEEAGDNRCIANFLRKDHGFRRAVIAEPTRCEAVLCHRGINSWAGRFTGEAGHSSQVRALTDSALHQAAHWVSAAVSWAQAQQREAHFDGLRGVCFNTGTLHGGVKNNVIAPTAELTFGLRPLPGQSPQALAQAVHSLHQGEHPVEWTPRYAGPALPDADAQGGFDAALATARAFAEELGLPLGAAVDFWTEAALFSAAGLPAMVFGPGDIAQAHTADEWVSLDQLGTALAHYQRIFGASDATKVASAAAGEG; this is encoded by the coding sequence ATGACCGATCGACAAGCCCTCGAGCGAACGCTCGAACACCTGGCCGCGCTGGTGTCCTTCGACACGCAGAACCCACCGCGCGACATCGATGAAGGGGGGCTGTTCGCCTACGTCGCCGACCAGCTGCCGGACTTCACCGTCGCGATCGACAATCATGGCGCAGGGTGCGTCTCTCTGCTGGCCGTACGTGGCCAGCCGGACACGGTGTTCAACGTGCACATGGACACGGTGCCCGGCACAGCCCATTGGCAGCGCGATCCCCTGAGCTTGAGCATCGAGGATGGACGCGCCTACGGCCTCGGCGCCTGCGACATCAAGGGTGCTGCGGCCTGTTTGCTCACCGTGGCAGCACAGACCGACAGTCCGATGGCGTTGCTGCTGAGCTCGGATGAAGAGGCCGGCGACAACCGGTGCATCGCCAACTTCCTACGCAAGGACCATGGTTTTCGCCGGGCGGTGATCGCAGAGCCGACCCGCTGCGAGGCGGTGCTGTGCCACCGCGGCATCAATTCCTGGGCGGGTCGCTTCACCGGCGAAGCGGGTCACTCCTCGCAAGTGCGTGCGCTCACCGATAGCGCCCTGCATCAGGCAGCCCATTGGGTGAGTGCTGCCGTGAGCTGGGCACAAGCGCAACAGCGCGAGGCGCACTTCGACGGCCTGCGCGGCGTCTGCTTCAACACGGGCACGCTGCACGGGGGCGTGAAGAACAACGTGATCGCGCCCACCGCAGAGCTGACCTTTGGCTTGCGCCCGCTGCCGGGCCAGTCACCGCAGGCTCTGGCGCAAGCGGTGCACAGCCTGCACCAGGGTGAGCACCCGGTGGAGTGGACGCCGCGTTACGCGGGCCCGGCCCTGCCAGACGCTGACGCCCAGGGTGGCTTCGATGCGGCACTCGCGACCGCGCGGGCGTTCGCCGAGGAGCTGGGGTTGCCCCTCGGTGCTGCGGTGGACTTCTGGACCGAGGCTGCCCTCTTCTCAGCGGCTGGCTTGCCGGCCATGGTCTTCGGTCCCGGCGATATCGCGCAGGCGCATACAGCTGATGAATGGGTTAGCCTCGATCAACTGGGCACGGCTCTTGCCCACTACCAGCGAATCTTCGGTGCGTCCGACGCCACCAAGGTAGCGTCTGCCGCCGCGGGTGAGGGCTGA